Proteins encoded in a region of the Shewanella polaris genome:
- a CDS encoding inorganic phosphate transporter: MVDVLVTNGPILIMIAAAFGFLMAWGIGANDVANAMGTSVGSNAITIKQAIIIAMIFEFSGAFLAGGEVTSTIRKGIIDASYFVDSPELLVYGMIGSLLAAGIWLVVASALGWPVSTTHSIIGAIVGFAAVGVSADAVEWGKVGGIIGSWVVTPAISGFIAFIIFQSVQKLIFNTDDPLASAKRYVPFYMALAGFVMSLVTITKGLKHVGIHFSALEGYLLATAVAAVVGILGKIAISRLKMSDKSDLKTQYGNVEKVFAILMVVTACCMAFAHGSNDVANAIGPLAAVVSVVESGGIIGAKAVLAWWILPLGAVGIVLGLAIFGQRVMQTIGKNITHLTPSRGFAAELAAASTVVIASGTGLPISTTQTLVGAVLGVGMARGIAAINIGVVRNIVVSWVVTLPAGAALSILFFFIIKSIFS, from the coding sequence ATGGTTGATGTATTAGTCACCAACGGCCCTATACTTATTATGATAGCGGCTGCATTTGGATTTTTGATGGCATGGGGAATTGGTGCAAACGACGTTGCCAATGCAATGGGGACCTCTGTGGGTTCTAATGCCATTACCATTAAACAAGCGATTATTATTGCAATGATCTTTGAGTTCTCCGGTGCTTTTTTAGCCGGTGGTGAAGTCACGAGTACGATTCGAAAAGGTATTATAGACGCGAGTTATTTTGTTGATTCGCCAGAGTTGTTGGTATACGGCATGATTGGTTCGTTACTTGCTGCTGGTATTTGGTTAGTGGTAGCGTCTGCGTTAGGTTGGCCGGTTTCAACAACTCATTCAATTATCGGTGCTATTGTTGGGTTTGCCGCTGTAGGAGTTAGTGCAGATGCTGTTGAATGGGGGAAAGTTGGCGGTATTATTGGCTCTTGGGTTGTTACACCTGCTATTTCGGGTTTTATTGCTTTTATCATTTTTCAAAGTGTTCAAAAGCTCATTTTTAATACCGATGATCCGTTAGCGAGCGCTAAACGTTATGTGCCTTTTTACATGGCATTAGCAGGCTTTGTGATGTCACTAGTGACGATTACTAAAGGCTTAAAGCATGTAGGCATACATTTTTCAGCTCTAGAAGGTTATCTGTTAGCTACAGCAGTGGCGGCCGTAGTCGGTATACTAGGTAAAATAGCGATTAGTCGGTTAAAAATGAGTGACAAATCTGACCTAAAAACCCAATACGGTAATGTTGAAAAAGTATTTGCTATTTTAATGGTGGTAACTGCGTGCTGTATGGCATTTGCCCATGGTTCAAACGACGTTGCTAACGCGATTGGTCCTTTAGCTGCAGTGGTTTCTGTGGTTGAAAGTGGCGGAATTATTGGTGCGAAGGCTGTTTTGGCCTGGTGGATTTTACCACTTGGTGCTGTCGGTATTGTGTTAGGTCTGGCTATCTTTGGTCAGCGTGTAATGCAAACTATTGGTAAAAACATTACTCATTTAACCCCAAGCCGTGGTTTTGCTGCTGAATTAGCTGCCGCATCGACTGTGGTTATTGCTTCTGGTACTGGTTTGCCTATCTCGACAACACAAACCTTAGTTGGTGCTGTGTTGGGTGTGGGGATGGCCCGTGGTATTGCGGCAATTAATATTGGCGTTGTACGGAATATAGTTGTGTCTTGGGTTGTTACCTTACCAGCTGGTGCAGCATTATCAATTTTGTTCTTCTTCATTATCAAAAGTATTTTTAGTTAA
- a CDS encoding TIGR04211 family SH3 domain-containing protein: MFRVLSIFIFILASTSVFAAESPTRFISDDVFTYIHGGPGTEFRIIGSVEAGQPITLLDNTEGDFTQIIDHKGREGWVLASLVTDQPTFRERLPEMEAQLKQANDQLNQITNNTGNVEESLKLANDKVAELQAALSEAVKERDQTELKVQQAADNKRYQMWQQGGLIGGIGALIGIVLVYLPRPQHRKKNRWM; the protein is encoded by the coding sequence GTGTTTAGAGTTCTTTCAATCTTTATATTTATACTTGCATCAACAAGCGTGTTTGCGGCAGAATCACCAACGCGTTTTATTTCTGATGATGTGTTTACCTATATTCACGGTGGACCAGGTACAGAGTTTCGTATTATCGGTAGTGTTGAAGCGGGTCAACCGATTACGCTATTGGACAATACTGAAGGTGATTTCACCCAAATTATTGATCACAAAGGTCGTGAAGGCTGGGTTTTAGCCAGTTTAGTGACTGATCAGCCTACCTTTCGTGAACGCCTGCCAGAGATGGAAGCGCAACTGAAGCAGGCTAATGATCAATTGAATCAAATTACCAATAATACTGGCAATGTAGAAGAATCTTTAAAACTGGCTAATGATAAGGTTGCTGAGTTACAAGCTGCATTATCTGAAGCGGTTAAAGAACGCGATCAAACCGAGTTAAAAGTACAACAAGCGGCTGATAATAAGCGTTACCAAATGTGGCAACAAGGCGGTTTAATTGGTGGTATTGGTGCATTGATTGGTATTGTATTAGTGTATTTACCTCGACCGCAGCACCGCAAGAAAAATCGCTGGATGTAA